A window of Clostridia bacterium genomic DNA:
CAATATCACTCGCCGTTAGGCGAATATAACTGAGGCACACTTCCTTACGGAGTGTGCCTCTATGCGATGTCTTTTTTTACTAATCAATATCTATATTTTTCTTAGCAGGATTATTTATAACCTTTCCGTCTTTATCAAATCTTGAGCCATGGCATGGGCAGTCCCATGTATGCTCTTTTTTATTCCATTTGAGCGCACATCCAAGGTGTGAGCATCTTTTTGTGGTAGGGGAAATCAGATTAATAGTTGATTCCAAACCGTTTACTAAAAGTTTTGGTTTATACATTTTTCTTTGCGGAGAAAAAACATCCTGGTATTCATTCTTCTTACCTAAAATCATATCTGTTAGTATCATTGCTGATACCATAGAAGATGTCATTCCCCATTTATTAAAGCCTGTTGCTACATATAAATCGGGTGTGTTATTTGAATAAAGACCGATATACGGAATTTTATCAAGGCTTATGCAGTCCTGATTTGCCCACATAAATTTTAGTTCTAAATCAGGATAATATTTATCTTTAAAACTATTTATCTTATCCCACTTTGAATTTTCTTTGCCTGTGCGATGATTATTTCCACCAATTAAAATTAAATCTTTATAACTTCTAAAAGACAGACCCAAGTCATTTTCGTCAACATACATTCCCTCCAATCGTGTTGAGGTTTTAAAAGCAGATACATATGAACGCTCCTGATAAAGTTTTAAAAAATACATTCCGTGCGTGTTGATAAAAGGGAAGTGGGTTGCAACAATAATTGCCTTTGCCTTTATTTTATGATTCTTTGTATAAGCATAGTTACCGCTTATTTTTTTAATGTAAGTGTTTTCATATATATTAAGATTTTTAGAAATTTGTGATATAAACTTTGCAGGGTTAAACTGCGCCTGACCTTTAAAATTTATTGCTCCCTTTACTTTAAAGGGAAGTTCGGTTTCCTTTGTAAAATAAGCATCAAAACCTAAACTGTTTAAAGTGTTTAGTTCTTCCTCTAATTTTTTAATATTGTTAAAAGTATATACAGAAGAATACTTTTCTTCAAAATCACAGTCTGTGTTTTTACATATTTCTTTATATTTTAAAATTGCCTCTTCATTTACCTTAAGATATTTTAAAGCGCTTTCTTTTCCGTATTTCTTTAATATATCTGTGTATATTAAACCGTGTTGCGATGTAATTTTTGCAGTGGTGTTAAGCGTTGTTTTGGTTGCAATTCTTTCTCCCTCTACAAGAATATAATCAATGCCTTTTTCATTTAGAAAATAAGCGCATAAAATTCCACATATTCCTCCTCCTATTATAAGCACATCGGTAGTTATATCACATAAAAGTTCTTTTTCGTTATTTAATTTTAAATCATCTTTCCATACAGACTCTATCATTTATAACTCTCCTTTTTCCTTAGTATGTTTAAAATTTTATTTTGTATTATATTTTTTCTATTTAGATTTTTTTCTAAATACCTATTGATTTTTAAAATACCCTGTGATACAATCTATTTAGAAAACAGTCTAAATAGATGGCTTTAGGAGGTAAAAATAATGGGTTTAAACGAAACTTTAAAAGCGATATCCGACCCTGTAAGAAGAGATATACTTTTTATGCTAAAAGACGGGAAGAAATCTGCAGGAGAGATTTCGGATAGATTTAATTTAACAGGAGCGACAGTATCCTATCATTTATCAAAATTAAAAAGTGCAGATTTAATTGCTGAGCAAAAGCATAAGAATTTTATATATTATGAATTAAACAGTTCGGTTTTTGAAGAAGTTTTAACCTGGATATATAAGATTGGAGGAATAAAATAATGAAAATGATAAAATGGAAAATACTTTTAATAACAGTAATTGTTTGCATACTTCCTGTTTTGTTAGGCTTAATACTGTGGGATAAACTGCCAGATACAATGCCTATACATTTTAATATTTACAATGAAGCGGATAATTTTTCATCAAAAGGTTTTGCAGTATTTATTTTGCCTTTAATAATGGTAGTTGTACAACTTTTTTCTTGCTTTATTTACGATATCAATGCTTATAATAATGGAGAAAGAATAAAATTTGAAAGAGTGGTAAAATGGATAATTCCTGTTATGACAATTATTTTGCAGACAATTATAATAGGTTATTCATTAGGCTATAATATAGATATAAGAAGAGTTGTTGCACTTCTTGTGGGAGTAATGTTTATTGTTCTTGGAAATTATTTTCCTAAGTTAGATTATGTAAAAAATTATGATGTAGATACATCTTTAGCACGAAAGATAAATCGTTTTATAGGAATTATGACAGTAGTTTTAGGCTTTATTTTTTTAATAAGTGCGTTTTTACCTCCTGTATCAACTATAATCTCTCTATTTCTTTTAATTCCTTACGGTATAATAACTTTCGTATACTCAATAGTTTTAATTAAAAGGAATAAATAACTTTAAAGAAAAAATATAATATAAAAAAGGAGAATTATTGTGGACAAAATATATGATATAATAATAATCGGCGGCGGCCCTGCAGGGTATACAGCAGCGCTTTATTCTGCCCGTGCAGGTTTTGATACTTTAGTAATTGAAAGAATGTCTGCCGGAGGGCAAATGACACTTACAGGGGATATAGATAATTATCCTGGCTTTGATGAGGGAATAGACGGTTTTACCCTTGGAATGAAAATGCAAAGTTCGGCAGAGCGTTTTGGCGCAAAAACAGTTTATAAAGATATAATTGATGTTAACTTATCAGAAGAAATAAAAGAAGTAAAATCATCCAAAGAAACCTTTTTTGCAAAGAGTGTTATAATTGCAACAGGGGCAAACCCAAAGGAACTTGGAATAGAAAATGAAAAAGATTTAATAGGTTTAGGTGTGCATTACTGCGCTCATTGTGACGGAAGATTTTACAAGGATAAAACTGTGGTAGTTGTCGGTGGGGGTAACTCTGCAGTATCAGACGCACTGTATCTTTCGCGACTTGCAAAAGAAGTTTATGTAGTTCACAGAAGAGATACTCTAAGAGCCACTAAAATTTATCATGAGCAGTTATTAAAAGCCAAAAATGTTAAATTCATATGGGACAGTGTAGTTACAGAATTTATAGTAAGCGATAAAGTAGACGGTATAAAAGTTAAAAACTTAAAAGAAGACAGTATAAGTGAAATTTTGTGCGACGGAGTTTTTGTAAGTATCGGAAGAAAACCTGCAACAGGGTTTTTAGGGGATCAACTAAAACTTGACGATAACGGTTATATTTTAGCAGACGAATCTACAAAAACAAGTGTTGACGGAGTGTATGCTGTAGGAGATGTAAGAACTAAAGAATTAAGGCAGATTGTAACTGCAGTGGCAGACGGTGCTGTTGCAATTCATATGGCAGAGGAATTTTTGTCTTAAACTTTTAAATTAACCCCTCTTAAAATGTATGAATAAAATAAAGGGGAGGGGTAAATATGAGATATATAATTTACGACCGTGAATCTTCTGTAAACTATGCAAGAAGATGGGCATATGAAAGAAACCCTGCCTATTATGACTTTGGAAACATCGGAGGAGATTGCACTAACTTTATCTCTCAATGTATTTATGCAGGGATAGGTGTTATGAACTATACACCTGTTTTTGGCTGGTATTATCGTTCGCCCTCTGACAGAACTCCCTCTTGGACGGGTGTGAAATACCTTTACGATTTTTTAGTAAATAATAAATCTGTCGGCCCGTATGGCAGAACAGTTCAAATGGATGAATTAGAACCAGGCGATGTAATACAACTTGGGAATTTTAACAAAGAGTTTTACCACTCTTTATTAGTAACCCAGACATATCCCGAAATTCTTGTTTCAACCCATAGTTTCAATGCATTTAACAGACCTCTTTCATCCTACGATTATGATATAGCACAGTTTATACACATCGAGGGCGGAAGAGCGTGGTAAAAGAATATAAATTATTAAGTTTATGTATGTGTTGGCGTGGTCTGACACATACATAAACCTATAACTTTATTTTCTGTGGAATAATTTTTTTGTTGAGATTTCAATACAAAATTAATTTTAGAATAATGTAAAAGAGCAAAATTCAAAAGAACTTTGCTCTTACTGTACTATAAATTTCATATACACATATCTGCAAATATACCATACCAATAAACTTGATTTTGTGTATTTCTTTTTGCCTCATCTGCGACACTTTCGCCTTTTTTTCTTCTATGATAAAGCGAAAGCATTATGCCAACTTTTTCTTTTTCAATTTTTCTTCTATTTCTAATAGAAGAACTGTTTGCTAAATGATTTCTTGCACTTTCCACATAAATATCATCATTTTCAACATACACATAAAACCAAACACCTTCCTTTTGTAGCGGAATTGTCTTAACATCTCTCGGATTATTTATGTATGATGAAACCATTTCTTCCCAAGTTATTTTTTTATTACCAAACATTATATTTTCCTCCAAGTACATTACTCTTTATCAATATTTATTCTTAAAAAATATTCCTCTTATCAATCCATAAAGTACTCCACCAATAAACAAACCTGTTCTTCTTCCTCTTTTAGACATAACCTTTACCTCCAAAGTTATAATTTGTATTCTATTTCAAGCGTTGAAGAATTACCTTTTGGTGGCTGAAATATAATATTGTCATTTTCTTCCATACATCGTCGCATAGCATTACATACCATTGGAAATCTGCTTTTTAATTTAAGTTGTCTATGAATATCCCTTGATATT
This region includes:
- a CDS encoding FAD-dependent oxidoreductase is translated as MIESVWKDDLKLNNEKELLCDITTDVLIIGGGICGILCAYFLNEKGIDYILVEGERIATKTTLNTTAKITSQHGLIYTDILKKYGKESALKYLKVNEEAILKYKEICKNTDCDFEEKYSSVYTFNNIKKLEEELNTLNSLGFDAYFTKETELPFKVKGAINFKGQAQFNPAKFISQISKNLNIYENTYIKKISGNYAYTKNHKIKAKAIIVATHFPFINTHGMYFLKLYQERSYVSAFKTSTRLEGMYVDENDLGLSFRSYKDLILIGGNNHRTGKENSKWDKINSFKDKYYPDLELKFMWANQDCISLDKIPYIGLYSNNTPDLYVATGFNKWGMTSSMVSAMILTDMILGKKNEYQDVFSPQRKMYKPKLLVNGLESTINLISPTTKRCSHLGCALKWNKKEHTWDCPCHGSRFDKDGKVINNPAKKNIDID
- a CDS encoding winged helix-turn-helix transcriptional regulator; translated protein: MGLNETLKAISDPVRRDILFMLKDGKKSAGEISDRFNLTGATVSYHLSKLKSADLIAEQKHKNFIYYELNSSVFEEVLTWIYKIGGIK
- a CDS encoding DUF1648 domain-containing protein — its product is MKMIKWKILLITVIVCILPVLLGLILWDKLPDTMPIHFNIYNEADNFSSKGFAVFILPLIMVVVQLFSCFIYDINAYNNGERIKFERVVKWIIPVMTIILQTIIIGYSLGYNIDIRRVVALLVGVMFIVLGNYFPKLDYVKNYDVDTSLARKINRFIGIMTVVLGFIFLISAFLPPVSTIISLFLLIPYGIITFVYSIVLIKRNK
- the trxB gene encoding thioredoxin-disulfide reductase, giving the protein MIVDKIYDIIIIGGGPAGYTAALYSARAGFDTLVIERMSAGGQMTLTGDIDNYPGFDEGIDGFTLGMKMQSSAERFGAKTVYKDIIDVNLSEEIKEVKSSKETFFAKSVIIATGANPKELGIENEKDLIGLGVHYCAHCDGRFYKDKTVVVVGGGNSAVSDALYLSRLAKEVYVVHRRDTLRATKIYHEQLLKAKNVKFIWDSVVTEFIVSDKVDGIKVKNLKEDSISEILCDGVFVSIGRKPATGFLGDQLKLDDNGYILADESTKTSVDGVYAVGDVRTKELRQIVTAVADGAVAIHMAEEFLS
- a CDS encoding amidase domain-containing protein yields the protein MRYIIYDRESSVNYARRWAYERNPAYYDFGNIGGDCTNFISQCIYAGIGVMNYTPVFGWYYRSPSDRTPSWTGVKYLYDFLVNNKSVGPYGRTVQMDELEPGDVIQLGNFNKEFYHSLLVTQTYPEILVSTHSFNAFNRPLSSYDYDIAQFIHIEGGRAW